In one window of Arachis ipaensis cultivar K30076 chromosome B06, Araip1.1, whole genome shotgun sequence DNA:
- the LOC107647763 gene encoding uncharacterized protein LOC107647763, translated as MPKMFVLPNSLEPYKGIGDSRAHIKKFQSMMFFNSANNEHILCRSFPTYLDGAALLWFSKLSARSISSFEDLARSFIDYFAASRIYVHGSDYFGTIKQGQHESLKDYLTRFAEATMEIPDLDPKVHLHALKTGLRPGKFRETIAITKSKSLEKFRERAAGQMEIEELREAQKTDKQPTRREEERTFKPPSKKEQKKPFKLTPKFDTYTRFNTKRENIIKEILNAKIVKPPARAGSYQDQLFMDRSKHCAFHQKYGHITDECVIAKDLLERLARQGLLDKCVKGWKSRETKKELEK; from the coding sequence ATGCCGAAGATGTTCGTGTTGCCTAACTCCCTAGAACCTTATAAGGGGATTGGTGACTCCCGAGCTCACATAAAAAAATTTCAGTCCATGATGTTCTTTAACAGCGCTAATAATGAACATATACTTTGTCGATCTTTTCCCACTTACCTTGATGGTGCTGCTTTACTTTGGTTCTCTAAATTATCTGCAAGATCAATTTCATCCTTCGAGGATTTGGCGAGGTCTTTTATTGACTATTTCGCCGCCTCAAGGATATACGTCCATGGATCAGACTACTTCGGGACGATCAAGCAAGGACAACATGAAAGCCTTAAAGACTACTTAACCCGATTTGCCGAGGCCACCATGGAGATTCCAGATTTGGACCCCAAAGTCCACCTGCACGCGCTTAAGACCGGCCTCAGACCTGGGAAGTTCAGAGAAACAATTGCAATAACCAAATCCAAGTCGTTGGAGAAATTTCGGGAGAGGGCTGCAGGCCAGATGGAGATCGAGGAACTACGAGAAGCCCAAAAAACGGATAAACAGCCgacaagaagagaagaagagaggacaTTCAAACCGCCGAGCAAGAAAGAGCAAAAGAAACCCTTCAAGCTCACACCAAAGTTCGATACCTACACCAGATTCAATACAAAAAGGGAGAACATAATCAAGGAGATCCTCAACGCCAAGATAGTCAAACCTCCTGCTAGAGCAGGAAGTTATCAAGATCAACTATTCATGGATAGAAGCAAGCACTGTGCCTTCCACCAGAAGTACGGACACATAACAGACGAATGCGTAATAGCCAAAGACTTGTTGGAGAGGCTAGCTCGGCAAGGACTCCTAGACAAATGTGTCAAAGGATGGAAAAGTAGGGAAACCAAAAAAGAGCTAGAAAAATGA
- the LOC107605642 gene encoding uncharacterized protein At4g06744-like, with protein sequence MMSIHSQKFSTSRTLYNLLLLMSLLSIIHTSALHNTKNKGHGNKSVAKSVPIVAASSPISPPLVFADQRLQLVYPVIQKFKSTVTLDPLGVTKTWVGSDICSYKGFYCDTPPYNSSAVALASIDFNGFQLVAPTLDGFIDQLPDIALFHANTNNFSGTITPQISKLPYLYELDLSNNQLSGPFPLAVLGMETLTFLDIRFNLFSGAVPPQIFTQNLQVLFINNNIFNQSLPDNLGSTHILLLTLANNKFNGPIPTSLPKALATLTEVLLLNNQLTGCLPYEIGYLQEATVFDVGNNQLTGPLPLSLSCLEKVEVLNFGGNLLYGMVPEVVCASLMGNLVNFSLSDNYFNAVGPICRVLIERGVLDVTKNCIPDLPFQRSILECAQFFAQPRMCPLMWYHSFIPCKLHFHNTPLSSIP encoded by the coding sequence ATGATGAGTATCCACTCACAAAAATTCTCAACCTCAAGAACTTTGTACAATCTCTTATTGTTAATGTCCCTTCTTTCTATTATCCACACATCAGCACTACACAACACAAAAAACAAAGGCCACGGAAACAAAAGTGTTGCCAAATCAGTTCCAATTGTAGCAGCATCATCTCCAATTTCTCCACCTCTAGTGTTTGCAGATCAAAGGCTTCAATTAGTGTATCCAGTGATCCAAAAATTCAAGTCCACCGTAACCTTAGATCCCTTAGGAGTTACAAAAACTTGGGTAGGTTCAGATATTTGTAGCTACAAAGGTTTCTATTGTGACACTCCACCATACAATAGTTCAGCCGTTGCCTTAGCCTCAATTGATTTCAACGGTTTTCAACTTGTTGCACCTACCCTTGATGGATTCATAGATCAATTACCTGATATTGCTCTGTTCCATGCAAATACCAACAATTTTAGTGGAACAATCACACCCCAGATTTCAAAATTACCTTATCTTTATGAGCTTGATCTTAGTAACAATCAATTATCAGGTCCATTTCCTCTGGCTGTTCTGGGAATGGAAACGTTAACGTTTTTGGACATTAGGTTCAATTTGTTCTCTGGGGCAGTTCCACCACAGATTTTCACACAGAATCTTCAAGTTTTGTTCATCAACAACAACATATTTAATCAGAGTTTGCCTGATAACTTAGGATCCACTCATATTTTGTTGCTAACCTTAGCAAACAACAAGTTCAATGGTCCAATTCCAACAAGTCTTCCAAAGGCTTTAGCCACACTCACTGAAGTGTTGCTATTGAACAACCAGCTAACAGGTTGTTTGCCTTATGAGATTGGTTACCTTCAAGAGGCAACGGTTTTTGACGTTGGGAATAACCAATTGACAGGTCCGTTGCCATTGTCATTGAGTTGTCTTGAGAAGGTTGAGGTTCTGAATTTTGGTGGGAATTTGTTGTATGGTATGGTGCCTGAAGTTGTGTGTGCAAGTTTGATGGGCAATTTGGTAAATTTCTCACTTTCAGATAACTATTTCAATGCTGTGGGACCCATTTGTAGGGTTTTGATTGAGAGAGGAGTTCTTGATGTTACAAAGAATTGCATTCCTGATCTTCCATTCCAGAGATCAATTCTTGAGTGTGCTCAATTCTTTGCACAACCAAGGATGTGTCCATTGATGTGGTATCATAGTTTCATCCCTTGCAAGCTTCATTTTCATAACACTCCACTTTCTTCTATACCCTAG
- the LOC107647762 gene encoding probable WRKY transcription factor 7 translates to MQDYCSFVSNNDATTAAAVGEAACGGIESVEKLMDMISEQKHEENDDYSSLEKEEFAGVAVSILDNNKPRTRLLGHARFRRAPSSTTLLPNNLQLQQMDHEKETINATRFFELSKEKDGFSPQQRSKEEQVSSSAFKLYCPISILPPLPQRKRNNNYHDYPSRFSHNQKNNNVEANNGSSTSIDFSTTNSCTYLSTLTNNIDDDHGFQIQRVSLNKGSSSSYMQKPPLSNSSLNKRKCNSLDNNVQSSSSKCHCYKKRKSKLKRVIRVAAISSKTADIPSDDFSWRKYGQKPIKGSPHPRGYYKCTSVRGCPARKHVERAVDDPNMLVVTYEGEHNHTLTHDDYANDAVILQSS, encoded by the exons ATGCAAGATTATTGTAG TTTTGTCAGTAACAACGACGCAACGACGGCGGCGGCGGTGGGAGAAGCAGCTTGTGGTGGCATTGAGAGTGTTGAGAAGCTCATGGACATGATTTCAGAacaaaaacatgaagaaaatgaTGATTATTCATCACTTGAAAAAGAAGAATTTGCAGGTGTTGCTGTTTCAATTCTTGACAACAACAAACCAAGAACAAGATTATTGGGCCATGCTCGTTTCAGAAGAGCTCCATCATCAACTACTCTTCTTCCTAATAATCTTCAATTGCAGCAAATG gaTCATGAAAAAGAAACAATCAATGCAACAAGATTTTTTGAATTATCCAAAGAAAAAGATGGTTTTTCTCCACAACAAAGAAGTAAGGAGGAGCAAGTTTCTTCTTCTGCTTTCAAGCTTTATTGTCCTATATCAATTCTTCCTCCTCTGCCTCAAAGGAAGAGAAACAATAATTACCATGATTACCCTTCAAGATTTTCCCATAATCAAAAGAACAATAATGTTGAAGCAAACAATGGCTCTTCTACAAGCATTGACTTTTCTACAACAAACTCTTGTACTTACTTGTCAACGTTGACTAATAATATTGATGATGATCATGGCTTCCAAATTCAAAGGGTGTCTCTTAATaagggttcttcttcttcttatatgCAAAAACCACCCTTATCCAATTCATCTTTGAATAAGAGGAAGTGCAATTCATTGGATAATAATGTTCAATCCTCCTCTTCAAAGTGCCATTGCTATAAGAAAAG GAAATCGAAGTTGAAGAGAGTGATTAGAGTGGCAGCAATTAGTTCAAAGACTGCAGATATTCCATCAGATGATTTCTCTTGGAGAAAATATGGTCAGAAACCTATTAAGGGCTCTCCTCACCCTAG AGGTTATTACAAATGTACGAGCGTGAGAGGATGCCCTGCACGTAAACACGTGGAGCGTGCAGTAGACGATCCAAACATGCTTGTTGTAACTTATGAAGGAGAACACAATCACACAttaacacatgatgattatgctAATGATGCTGTTATCCTCCAATCATCTTAA